A stretch of the Amycolatopsis sp. BJA-103 genome encodes the following:
- a CDS encoding discoidin domain-containing protein, with amino-acid sequence MKARTRLLPLGAAAILLPTLLSGSAQAADVLLSQGKPVIVSSVEAAEYGGPLAVDGKTNTRWASAEGADPQFIRVDLGGPSAVNRVKLNWEAAYATAYKLEVSNDGSAWTSVKSVTNGNGGTDDLTGLAARGRYLRLVATKRATSYGYSLWEMQVYGTSDSTGDTQAPTAPTNLKAGAITSSTVDLTWTASTDNVGVSAYEVLRNGQVVGTSETASYTDSGLTAATAYTYTVRAKDAAGNTSAASGQIQATTQAGGGSSFVLAASGDIAEQCTASSSSCVHPKTAALVGQMNPAAVITMGDNQYDDAHIEDFTNYFDKTWGKYKNIMHPVPGNHETYDHTPLGAYKKYFGKIATPNGKTYYSWEMGNWHFVAIDSTEFSPGLAANAVSDEQLNWIKQDLASNTKPCVAAYYHHPRYTSGDHGDNPKMATLWETMVKSKVDLVLNGHDHHYERFFPQNAGGAKDPNGPVQIIGGGGGASLYPVKTEHPATAKAISTYGVLKLNMSDNAFSTQLIGLDGKTIDSSPTYTCH; translated from the coding sequence GTCGAGGCCGCTGAGTACGGCGGCCCGCTAGCCGTCGACGGGAAGACCAACACCCGCTGGGCCAGCGCCGAAGGCGCGGACCCGCAGTTCATCCGTGTCGACCTCGGCGGTCCTTCCGCCGTCAACCGGGTCAAGCTGAACTGGGAAGCGGCATACGCCACCGCGTACAAGCTGGAAGTCTCCAACGACGGCTCGGCGTGGACCTCCGTCAAGTCCGTCACCAACGGCAACGGCGGCACCGACGACCTCACCGGTCTCGCCGCCCGCGGCCGGTACCTCCGCCTCGTCGCGACCAAGCGCGCCACCAGTTACGGCTACTCCCTGTGGGAGATGCAGGTTTACGGGACGTCGGACTCCACCGGCGACACCCAGGCGCCGACCGCGCCCACGAACCTCAAGGCGGGCGCGATCACTTCGTCCACTGTGGACCTCACGTGGACGGCGTCGACGGACAACGTCGGTGTCAGCGCGTACGAAGTGCTCCGCAACGGCCAGGTCGTGGGAACGTCGGAGACGGCTTCCTACACCGACAGCGGGCTGACGGCGGCGACCGCGTACACGTACACCGTCCGCGCGAAGGACGCCGCCGGGAACACTTCGGCCGCCAGTGGCCAGATCCAGGCGACCACGCAAGCGGGCGGCGGTTCGTCGTTCGTGCTGGCCGCTTCGGGCGACATCGCCGAACAGTGCACCGCGTCTTCGTCGTCGTGCGTCCATCCGAAGACCGCCGCGCTGGTCGGGCAGATGAACCCGGCCGCGGTGATCACCATGGGCGACAACCAGTACGACGACGCCCACATCGAGGACTTCACGAACTACTTCGACAAGACCTGGGGCAAGTACAAGAACATCATGCACCCGGTCCCCGGCAACCACGAGACCTACGACCACACCCCGCTGGGCGCCTACAAGAAGTACTTCGGCAAGATCGCGACGCCGAACGGGAAGACCTACTACAGCTGGGAAATGGGCAACTGGCACTTCGTGGCCATCGACAGCACGGAGTTCTCTCCCGGGCTGGCCGCGAACGCCGTCAGCGACGAGCAGCTGAACTGGATCAAGCAGGACCTGGCGAGCAACACCAAGCCCTGCGTCGCCGCGTACTACCACCACCCGCGCTACACCTCGGGTGACCACGGCGACAACCCGAAGATGGCCACGCTCTGGGAGACCATGGTCAAGAGCAAGGTCGACCTGGTGCTCAACGGGCACGACCACCACTACGAGCGGTTCTTCCCGCAGAACGCCGGCGGGGCCAAGGATCCGAACGGGCCGGTGCAGATCATCGGCGGTGGCGGCGGGGCGTCCCTGTACCCCGTCAAGACGGAGCATCCGGCGACGGCGAAGGCGATCTCGACCTACGGCGTGCTCAAGCTGAACATGTCGGACAACGCGTTCTCGACGCAGTTGATCGGCCTCGACGGCAAGACCATCGACTCCTCACCCACCTACACCTGCCACTGA